The nucleotide sequence AAATTTTTACCCTTAAATGCTCTCCAAGATTGTTCATGGTCTTTATTTGGAGTAGGATTTTTCATAAAATCCTGCTTATGTAATATTTTTGCTTCTTTCAAAAGCTCAGATATATGTTTGTAAGTATCTTCCTTGTAAACTGATTTCTTTTTTTCATAAAGTTTTATTAGTTTTTTGAAAGTAAATTTGTTCATATAATAATTATCCTCTTTTATAATGTGTCCATTTTACTTCTCTGTTTTTATCGTATTTTTTTTCTCCTTCAGCGGTTTTTTTCACTATAATTAAATATTTAAAACCTCTTAAAAAGAAGTTAAACCGTATCGCTCTGTTATACCAGACGCCTGTATTAGAGGATTGCCCCCGTCGGACAACACTGATAATATCTACTGGCTCAAAATATTTGCATAACCGCTCATAAATTTTAAAGCCCACAGGAGTAAATTTTTTCTTCACCCATTGGTCTCCAATAAGCCATCCTAAAACTTTTCCAGGTTTTATTATTCTGTAACATTCTTTCATAACTTTTTCAAGATCGTCATAAAACTTTTCGCTTTCTGCAGAAATATTCCCGATATTGTCTGGATGGTCATTATATCTAACATTGTCTCCGTAGGGAGAATCAATAAAAATCATATCTACGCTATTATCATCAAGTGGAATTTGCCGTGCATCATTCTGTTTTATTTCTGGTCTTGTTGGAACTATGTCATAAGCGATACATCTTCGTCTTTCTTCTTTACACACATCCAAAGTGGTTCCACTACCAGCCATCGGGTCTAATACTAAATCTCCTGGCTCTGTATATCTTTTGATTAAATTGTAAATAATAAACGCTGGGGTAACCCCGGGATATTTATTGCTTCCTTTGGATGTTTTTCCATAACTTTGTTTTGGGTAATCCCAAAGAGTAGTTGCTTCTATTTTTGGTTTTTCATCTATGTTTATTGAACTTGGTGGAAATTTTATATTATCTATTTCAAGTGACGGGTTCTCTAAAACTTTCATAAGGATATTCGTTCTAAAATTATCAATAGGGCTTTTCCAATCAATATTTAATTTTGTAAAAATTTTTTTTGCTCCTTTCAAAATTTTGACTTTACCATTTTGTGCAACCTTTACTTGATAAGGATATTGCCCATTCCAAGCGTCAGAAACTAAATCTTTTCCACCATCAGAAGATGCTGTAAATGGTCCGTATAAAATATCCGTATCCATATTAAACAAAAATAAAATATCCTCTTTTTTTATAGAAAAAACCTTGTCTGCATAAAGTTTATTGGTTGAAAATAATTTTTGTTCAAAACATTCTTTTTCTGTTTTGTTTGTGCATGCAAAAATGTAACTATTTTTATCGGCAGAATAAGTTCCTGTTGTAATGTTTTCTCCTACAAGTAAATTTTTTATTTTCCGTGTCTTATAGACAACTTTTCTTGTTTTTTGTTTTTTCATTTTTACTTAAAAATTTCCTTTTTTAGTTTGCGGGCTTCGTTGACGAAAAAGTTCTGCCATTCTCTATGGTCAATTTTTTTTATCATCCTAGGATATTCTTTCATTTCTATTGCGAGATAAAATCTTGAACCCAAGTGAACCGCATCAATATGCCAGTCAAATTTTGCTTTTGCATCCATTAAGAGTTTATGCAAAGAATATCTCTTTTCTTTGACAATAAAAAAAACATCTATGAAGTCCCTCGCTCGCGGCTGTACTGAAATAGTATGAACTTTATTGACTGCAATATCATATAGAGAGTCAACAGTAATATCCTTATATTTAATTCCTTTCTCAATTCTTGGAAACGGGTAATAATTAAAATCAATTTTTAGCATTTCATCGTTAAGAAAATAAAGAAAATATGTGTATAATCCAAGAAACTTTCTAAACTTAATTTCTTTTAATTTGAATTTTGTTTCAATTTTTTTTATAAATTTTCCTATTTCAATTTCATCAATTTCTTCGGTTTCATTAAAAAAATCTAAATCTTCGGAATACCTATGTTTTAGGTAAAATTCAGCAAGTGCTGTACCGCCGGTTAGATAGAATTCTTTAGTTAATTCTTTTTCATCGTTAAAAAATTCTAAAAACCGTTTTTGAGCCGAAGTTAATATTGTTTTTTTGACCATAAAAGGAACTCTATGTATTTTTTATAAATTGGGTCTAAATAGAG is from Elusimicrobiota bacterium and encodes:
- a CDS encoding nucleotidyl transferase AbiEii/AbiGii toxin family protein, whose translation is MVKKTILTSAQKRFLEFFNDEKELTKEFYLTGGTALAEFYLKHRYSEDLDFFNETEEIDEIEIGKFIKKIETKFKLKEIKFRKFLGLYTYFLYFLNDEMLKIDFNYYPFPRIEKGIKYKDITVDSLYDIAVNKVHTISVQPRARDFIDVFFIVKEKRYSLHKLLMDAKAKFDWHIDAVHLGSRFYLAIEMKEYPRMIKKIDHREWQNFFVNEARKLKKEIFK
- a CDS encoding DNA methyltransferase, with protein sequence MKKQKTRKVVYKTRKIKNLLVGENITTGTYSADKNSYIFACTNKTEKECFEQKLFSTNKLYADKVFSIKKEDILFLFNMDTDILYGPFTASSDGGKDLVSDAWNGQYPYQVKVAQNGKVKILKGAKKIFTKLNIDWKSPIDNFRTNILMKVLENPSLEIDNIKFPPSSINIDEKPKIEATTLWDYPKQSYGKTSKGSNKYPGVTPAFIIYNLIKRYTEPGDLVLDPMAGSGTTLDVCKEERRRCIAYDIVPTRPEIKQNDARQIPLDDNSVDMIFIDSPYGDNVRYNDHPDNIGNISAESEKFYDDLEKVMKECYRIIKPGKVLGWLIGDQWVKKKFTPVGFKIYERLCKYFEPVDIISVVRRGQSSNTGVWYNRAIRFNFFLRGFKYLIIVKKTAEGEKKYDKNREVKWTHYKRG